From a single Candidatus Defluviilinea gracilis genomic region:
- the vsr gene encoding DNA mismatch endonuclease Vsr has product MTDVFNAKKRSQVMSAVRSKGNKSTELALISIFRSLKISGWRRNVNLIGKPDFVFPKHKTIVFVDGCYWHGHTCRIRKPGHNNKYWKEKILHNKLRDGFVTKELRRNGWKVIRIWECEIKKRKYVRKLNHILFLINQAR; this is encoded by the coding sequence ATGACCGATGTTTTTAACGCGAAAAAACGTTCGCAAGTAATGAGCGCGGTCCGCTCGAAAGGCAATAAGTCCACCGAACTTGCGCTTATAAGTATTTTTAGATCACTCAAGATTTCTGGATGGCGGCGAAACGTCAATCTAATTGGAAAACCAGATTTTGTATTCCCAAAACATAAAACTATCGTGTTTGTCGACGGATGTTATTGGCACGGTCACACTTGCAGGATTCGCAAACCTGGCCATAACAATAAATATTGGAAAGAAAAAATCCTTCATAACAAGCTGAGGGATGGTTTTGTAACAAAGGAATTAAGAAGGAATGGGTGGAAAGTTATTAGAATCTGGGAATGTGAAATCAAAAAGCGCAAGTACGTTCGAAAATTAAATCACATTCTTTTTCTCATAAATCAGGCTCGGTAG
- the leuD gene encoding 3-isopropylmalate dehydratase small subunit, which produces MAQFTTLTSRMIALPVNDIDTDQIIPAQFLKVTDKNGLADALFYHWRYNDDKSPKEDFIINKPESQGAQILLAGDNFGCGSSREHAPWALTSYGFRAVISTSFADIFRNNALKNGLIPIVVDDATHKMLFDLFEEAPRADLTVDLATQTLSYPGGSLTFPIDSFSKTCLLNGVDELGYIMGFEKEISAFEAGQ; this is translated from the coding sequence ATGGCACAATTCACAACTCTCACCTCCCGCATGATCGCCCTGCCCGTCAACGACATTGACACAGACCAGATCATCCCCGCGCAATTTCTCAAAGTCACCGACAAGAACGGGCTCGCCGACGCGCTCTTTTATCACTGGCGTTACAACGACGATAAATCGCCGAAAGAAGATTTCATCATCAACAAGCCCGAGTCGCAGGGGGCGCAAATTTTATTGGCAGGCGACAACTTCGGTTGCGGCTCGAGCCGCGAGCACGCGCCGTGGGCGCTCACCAGTTACGGCTTCCGCGCCGTCATCTCCACATCCTTTGCGGATATTTTCCGCAACAACGCGTTGAAGAACGGACTCATTCCCATCGTCGTGGATGACGCGACTCACAAGATGCTCTTCGACCTCTTTGAAGAAGCGCCTCGCGCCGACCTGACAGTTGATCTGGCTACCCAGACTTTATCCTACCCTGGAGGTTCGCTCACTTTCCCGATTGATTCGTTCAGCAAAACGTGTCTACTCAATGGGGTGGATGAGTTGGGCTACATCATGGGATTCGAGAAGGAGATCTCCGCGTTTGAAGCGGGTCAATAA
- a CDS encoding MOSC domain-containing protein, translating to MESIITAVSLSSGHTFSKSTQKSIRLIAGVGVDGDAHSGVTVKHRSRVKRDPTQPNLRQVHLIHAELHDELNAQGFNVSAGQMGENITTRGVDLLGLPTGTCLHLGKEAVIEITGLRNPCYQLDDFQKGLLKACLDHDEEGNLIRKAGVMGIVLAGGDVFPNDLIRVEYPEGEFRSLQPV from the coding sequence ATGGAATCGATCATCACTGCCGTCAGTCTCAGTTCGGGACATACCTTCAGCAAGTCAACTCAAAAAAGTATCCGCCTGATCGCTGGCGTGGGCGTGGATGGGGACGCGCACTCGGGTGTCACGGTCAAGCATCGCTCCCGCGTCAAGCGTGACCCGACCCAGCCGAACCTGCGACAAGTCCATTTGATTCACGCGGAGTTGCACGATGAACTGAACGCGCAGGGATTCAACGTCTCGGCTGGGCAGATGGGGGAGAACATCACCACCCGCGGCGTGGACTTGCTCGGTCTGCCGACAGGGACATGTCTGCATTTGGGGAAAGAGGCGGTGATTGAAATAACTGGTTTACGCAACCCGTGTTATCAGTTGGATGATTTTCAGAAAGGTTTGCTCAAAGCCTGCCTTGACCATGACGAAGAAGGAAATCTAATCCGCAAGGCGGGTGTGATGGGGATTGTGCTGGCAGGCGGCGATGTGTTCCCGAATGATTTGATTCGGGTTGAGTATCCAGAGGGGGAGTTTCGGTCGCTTCAGCCAGTCTAA
- the leuC gene encoding 3-isopropylmalate dehydratase large subunit: MTKTLFQKIWDSHVVTEQVDAPAVLYIDLHLVHEVTSPQAFTGLRQRGLKVRRPEKTLATMDHSIPTTPLHVPMTDALAAAQIKQMEVNAAEFGIELHGMTSPHRGIVHVIGPELGRTQPGMTIVCGDSHTATHGAFGALAFGIGTSEVEHVLATQCLLQKKPKTYEVRVDGKLSSGVSAKDIILALIAKIGVGGGTGHVFEYTGEAIRGLSMEQRMTICNMSIEGGARAGMIAPDETTFEYLYGREFAPKGAEWDKAVAKWKSLPSDEGAAYDKSITLDASELEPMITYGTNPGMGMRITDRIPTVESFSESSQKAAFEKAMNYMGLQPGQSLLGQKVDVVFIGSCTNSRISDLRLAAAFLKGKKVSESTRVMVVPGSQDVKKQAEQEGLDKVFKESGAEWREAGCSSCIAMNADVIPAGQYCVSTSNRNFEGRQGKGSRTFLASPITAAATAIHGVVTDPRVMLS; the protein is encoded by the coding sequence ATGACAAAAACTTTATTCCAAAAAATATGGGATTCGCACGTTGTGACCGAACAAGTCGACGCGCCTGCGGTTCTTTACATTGACCTGCATCTGGTTCACGAAGTGACATCGCCTCAAGCCTTTACAGGACTTCGCCAGCGCGGACTCAAAGTGCGCCGACCTGAAAAGACTCTGGCGACGATGGATCATTCGATTCCGACCACGCCTCTGCATGTTCCCATGACTGACGCATTAGCCGCCGCCCAGATCAAGCAGATGGAAGTCAACGCCGCGGAATTCGGGATCGAATTGCACGGCATGACTAGCCCGCATCGCGGCATCGTTCACGTCATCGGACCTGAACTCGGGCGCACGCAACCAGGCATGACCATCGTCTGCGGCGATAGTCACACCGCCACGCATGGCGCATTCGGCGCGTTGGCGTTTGGCATCGGCACAAGCGAAGTGGAACACGTCCTTGCGACTCAATGTCTCTTGCAAAAGAAACCCAAAACGTACGAAGTGAGAGTGGATGGAAAACTATCGAGCGGCGTTTCAGCCAAAGATATCATCCTCGCGCTCATCGCCAAGATCGGAGTCGGCGGCGGGACGGGTCACGTCTTTGAATATACGGGCGAAGCGATTCGCGGATTGTCCATGGAACAACGCATGACGATTTGTAACATGTCCATTGAAGGCGGAGCGCGGGCGGGCATGATCGCTCCCGATGAAACGACGTTTGAATATTTATATGGAAGAGAGTTCGCCCCCAAAGGCGCGGAGTGGGATAAAGCCGTTGCCAAGTGGAAGTCACTGCCCAGCGATGAAGGCGCGGCGTACGACAAGTCCATCACGCTCGACGCCTCCGAACTTGAACCGATGATTACCTACGGGACGAACCCAGGCATGGGCATGAGGATCACAGACCGCATCCCAACGGTTGAATCGTTCAGCGAGTCATCGCAAAAAGCCGCGTTCGAGAAAGCCATGAATTACATGGGACTCCAACCTGGTCAATCGCTGTTAGGTCAAAAAGTGGACGTGGTCTTTATCGGCTCATGCACCAACTCACGCATCTCGGATCTGCGTCTCGCCGCCGCGTTTCTCAAAGGGAAGAAAGTTTCAGAAAGCACGCGCGTGATGGTCGTCCCTGGTTCGCAGGATGTGAAGAAGCAGGCAGAACAGGAAGGGCTTGATAAAGTCTTCAAAGAATCTGGCGCAGAATGGCGCGAGGCGGGATGCTCGTCGTGTATCGCAATGAATGCAGATGTGATTCCAGCAGGTCAATATTGTGTGAGTACGTCAAATAGAAACTTTGAAGGCAGGCAAGGGAAAGGCTCGCGCACGTTTCTGGCGAGTCCCATCACTGCGGCGGCAACGGCGATTCATGGCGTGGTCACTGATCCAAGAGTAATGTTGAGTTGA
- a CDS encoding citramalate synthase: MTLPLIQIYDTTLRDGTQSEGFTLSGNDKIRIAQKLDELGVAFIEGGWPGSNPKDVEFFERARDMPWKNSLIAAFGSTCRVKGGPEDDANIKALLDSQTPVCTIFGKTWTLHVKEVLLTTLEDNLRIIEQSVAYLKANGKRVIYDAEHFFDGYKTDSSYALETLRAAIRGGAEIVVLCDTNGGTMPWEVESIVSVVKEAIAHPFGIHTHNDSECAVVNSLIAIRAGAVQVQGTINGVGERCGNANLVSIMADLELKMGYPCLPEGNIQHLYDLSHFVAEVANITPDEHLPFVGKSAFAHKGGVHVAAMRRNAQSYQHVEPELVGNKMRVVVSDLSGRGNLLSKAEEHGVEVESAEVLPVLNEIKELEARGFSFEAAEASVAMMLKRQEYGYKPPFELVDFFVNVEHRDGRGTFAEATVKVKVQGELLHTAAEGNGPVNALDLALRKALAGYYPQIQKFHLSDYKVRILDSDHGTEAITRVLIDTRNSTSRWSTVGASTNIIEASWRALADSMEYGLMVAH; the protein is encoded by the coding sequence ATGACTTTACCCCTCATCCAAATCTACGACACCACCCTCCGCGACGGCACCCAATCCGAAGGCTTCACGCTTTCGGGCAATGACAAGATTCGCATCGCGCAAAAACTGGACGAACTTGGAGTCGCTTTCATTGAAGGCGGCTGGCCTGGCTCGAACCCAAAGGATGTGGAGTTCTTCGAGCGCGCGCGCGATATGCCATGGAAGAATTCGCTCATCGCCGCGTTCGGTTCCACGTGCCGCGTCAAAGGCGGACCTGAGGACGATGCCAACATCAAAGCCCTGCTCGATTCGCAAACGCCCGTCTGCACCATCTTCGGCAAAACGTGGACTCTGCACGTCAAAGAAGTGTTGCTGACCACGCTCGAGGATAACTTGCGGATCATCGAACAATCGGTCGCGTATCTCAAAGCCAACGGCAAGCGTGTGATTTATGATGCGGAACATTTCTTCGACGGCTACAAAACGGATTCCTCATATGCCCTCGAAACTCTCCGCGCCGCGATTCGCGGAGGAGCCGAGATAGTTGTGTTGTGCGATACGAACGGCGGCACAATGCCCTGGGAGGTCGAATCAATTGTTAGCGTGGTGAAAGAGGCGATTGCTCATCCGTTTGGGATTCACACGCATAACGATTCGGAATGTGCCGTTGTCAATTCGTTGATCGCCATCCGCGCAGGCGCGGTTCAAGTGCAAGGCACGATCAACGGAGTCGGCGAACGATGCGGCAATGCGAATCTCGTGTCCATCATGGCAGACCTTGAGTTGAAGATGGGTTATCCGTGTTTGCCTGAAGGGAATATTCAGCATTTGTACGACTTGTCCCATTTTGTGGCGGAGGTGGCGAACATCACTCCCGATGAGCATTTGCCGTTCGTTGGGAAATCGGCATTCGCGCACAAAGGCGGCGTGCATGTGGCGGCGATGCGACGTAACGCGCAATCGTATCAACACGTGGAGCCTGAACTCGTCGGCAACAAAATGCGCGTCGTGGTTTCGGACCTGTCGGGTCGCGGAAATTTGCTCAGCAAAGCCGAAGAACACGGCGTGGAAGTGGAAAGCGCGGAAGTCTTGCCCGTGTTGAACGAGATCAAAGAGCTCGAAGCGCGCGGATTTTCATTCGAAGCCGCCGAAGCCTCTGTTGCCATGATGTTGAAGCGCCAGGAATACGGCTACAAACCTCCGTTTGAATTGGTGGATTTTTTCGTCAACGTGGAGCATCGAGATGGGCGCGGCACGTTCGCCGAAGCGACGGTCAAGGTGAAGGTGCAGGGCGAACTGCTTCACACGGCGGCGGAGGGGAACGGTCCCGTCAACGCGCTTGATCTGGCATTGCGCAAAGCGTTGGCTGGGTATTATCCGCAAATTCAAAAGTTTCATCTGTCCGATTACAAAGTGAGAATTTTGGATTCGGATCACGGCACGGAAGCCATCACCCGCGTGTTGATTGACACGCGCAATTCAACCTCGCGCTGGAGCACGGTCGGCGCGAGCACCAACATCATCGAAGCCTCCTGGCGCGCGCTGGCTGATTCGATGGAGTATGGGTTGATGGTGGCTCATTAG
- the ilvC gene encoding ketol-acid reductoisomerase, translated as MAKINFGGVEEEVVTRDEFPLERAREVLKDEVVAVLGYGVQGPAQAMNMRDNGIKVIVGQREGTKNWDKAVADGWVPGETLFSVEEAAEKGTVVQYLLSDAGQRSQWSKIVENLNEGDMLYFSHGFSVTFKDDTGVIPPPHVDVALVAPKGSGRSVRTNFLDGSGINASFAVHQDATGKAKERTIALGIAIGAGYLFPTTFQNEVYSDLTGERGVLMGALAGVMEAQYNELRKNGHSPSEAFNETVEELTQSLIRLVGQNGMDWMYANCSTTAQRGALDWKNKFRDAVAPVFSDLYKSVTSGNEARITLEANSKPDYREKLDKELAAIRDSEMWKTGAAVRSLRPENWKK; from the coding sequence ATGGCAAAAATAAATTTTGGCGGTGTGGAAGAGGAAGTTGTTACGCGCGATGAGTTTCCGCTGGAGAGGGCGCGGGAGGTATTGAAAGATGAAGTGGTGGCGGTGCTGGGGTATGGCGTGCAGGGTCCCGCGCAGGCGATGAACATGCGCGACAACGGCATCAAGGTGATCGTCGGTCAGCGCGAGGGGACGAAGAATTGGGATAAGGCTGTGGCAGACGGCTGGGTGCCAGGCGAGACGTTGTTCTCTGTGGAAGAAGCCGCAGAGAAAGGGACCGTCGTTCAGTATTTATTGTCCGATGCGGGGCAACGCTCGCAGTGGTCGAAGATCGTGGAAAATTTAAACGAAGGCGACATGCTGTATTTTTCGCATGGATTTTCGGTCACGTTCAAAGATGACACGGGAGTCATCCCTCCGCCGCATGTGGATGTGGCGCTCGTCGCGCCGAAGGGGTCGGGTCGCAGTGTGCGGACGAATTTTCTCGACGGTTCGGGGATCAACGCGAGTTTTGCAGTCCATCAGGATGCGACGGGTAAAGCCAAAGAGCGGACGATCGCGTTGGGCATCGCCATCGGCGCGGGATATTTATTCCCGACGACATTTCAAAACGAAGTGTACAGCGACCTCACAGGCGAGCGCGGCGTGTTGATGGGTGCGTTGGCTGGCGTGATGGAAGCGCAGTACAACGAACTCCGCAAGAACGGACATTCCCCGTCTGAGGCGTTCAATGAAACGGTGGAAGAGTTGACGCAGTCGTTGATCCGACTCGTCGGGCAGAACGGCATGGATTGGATGTATGCCAACTGCTCCACCACCGCCCAGCGCGGCGCGTTGGATTGGAAGAATAAATTCCGCGATGCGGTCGCGCCTGTGTTCAGTGATTTGTATAAGAGCGTTACGTCAGGCAATGAGGCGCGAATCACACTCGAAGCCAATAGCAAGCCCGATTACCGCGAGAAGTTGGACAAAGAACTCGCCGCGATCCGTGATTCGGAAATGTGGAAGACAGGCGCGGCGGTGAGGTCGTTGAGACCTGAGAATTGGAAGAAATAA
- a CDS encoding class I SAM-dependent methyltransferase — MVTDEIWKLPAIVNRFLSYRAAIPLAQEQIGVMMSILKTRKQPIQRFLDLGCGDGILGAAILGEYPSARGVFADFSEPMLEQACDGLKEYASQLKFENLDYGDKAWVNQISLQGPFDAIVSGYSIHHQPDQRKREIYQEIFSLLEPNGWFINIEHIAAESQLAVDLFNQHVVDARFAIERSSGGTKTRQEISDIFMNRPDKDTNILLSVSTQCDWLREIGYEEVDCYFRIYELAVFGGRKS; from the coding sequence ATGGTCACAGACGAAATTTGGAAGTTACCCGCCATTGTGAACCGCTTTCTGTCTTACCGTGCCGCCATCCCGTTGGCGCAGGAACAGATCGGCGTAATGATGTCAATTCTCAAAACGCGAAAACAACCCATCCAACGTTTTCTTGATTTGGGTTGCGGTGATGGAATTCTGGGCGCGGCGATCTTGGGCGAATATCCATCGGCTCGCGGAGTTTTCGCCGACTTCTCAGAGCCGATGCTTGAACAAGCTTGCGATGGTCTCAAGGAATATGCGAGTCAACTCAAATTTGAGAATCTCGATTATGGCGACAAGGCTTGGGTGAATCAAATCAGCCTGCAAGGTCCGTTTGATGCGATTGTGTCTGGCTACTCCATTCATCATCAGCCCGATCAACGCAAGCGCGAAATTTATCAAGAAATTTTTTCATTGCTCGAACCGAACGGCTGGTTCATCAACATCGAACACATTGCCGCCGAATCGCAACTTGCGGTGGACTTGTTCAATCAACATGTGGTTGACGCTCGTTTCGCGATCGAACGATCAAGCGGCGGAACAAAGACCCGTCAGGAAATTTCAGACATCTTCATGAACCGCCCAGATAAAGACACGAATATTCTTTTGTCTGTAAGTACACAATGCGATTGGCTGCGCGAGATCGGCTACGAAGAAGTAGATTGCTATTTCCGTATCTATGAACTCGCAGTGTTCGGCGGCCGCAAATCGTAA
- the leuB gene encoding 3-isopropylmalate dehydrogenase yields MEYKITLLPGDGIGPEVVHEATRVLDVVAKKFNHTFNFQERLMGGCSIDKYGSSLTDESLADCKSSDAVLLGAVGGPKWDDPNAKDRPERGLLALRKGLGVFANLRPVKVHPALIESSPLKPEKLNGVDILVIRELTGGLYFGQPKMREMRDGKQYAVDTLEYYDYEIKRIIELAFELAKNRRKKVTSVDKANVLESSRLWRQIASNVGTADPAIQLEHTLVDTASMKLITSPASFDVVVTENMFGDILTDEASVLAGSMGMLPSASLGEPASPSEKEARMGLYEPIHGSAPDIAGQGIANPVGTILSAAMMLRHSFKLDAEAESIEQAVDCAITDGARTVDLGGALKTCEMTDEVLKRLYAFCD; encoded by the coding sequence TTGGAATATAAAATCACCCTCCTCCCAGGCGACGGCATTGGACCCGAAGTTGTGCATGAGGCAACTCGCGTGTTGGATGTCGTTGCGAAAAAATTTAACCACACCTTCAACTTTCAAGAACGATTGATGGGCGGTTGTTCGATTGATAAATATGGTTCATCTTTAACTGATGAATCTCTTGCCGATTGCAAATCATCGGATGCAGTTTTGCTTGGCGCGGTGGGCGGACCGAAATGGGATGACCCGAACGCGAAAGACCGCCCCGAACGCGGACTGCTCGCGCTGCGCAAAGGTCTCGGCGTGTTTGCGAATCTGCGCCCCGTCAAAGTGCATCCCGCGCTGATCGAGTCGTCGCCGCTCAAGCCTGAGAAACTCAACGGCGTGGACATCCTCGTCATCCGCGAGTTGACGGGCGGGCTGTATTTCGGTCAACCCAAAATGCGCGAGATGCGCGATGGCAAGCAGTACGCGGTCGACACGCTGGAATATTATGATTACGAGATCAAGCGCATCATCGAACTCGCATTCGAACTTGCAAAGAACAGGAGGAAGAAAGTCACCTCGGTGGATAAAGCCAACGTCTTGGAATCGTCTCGGCTGTGGAGACAGATCGCTTCAAACGTCGGGACGGCTGATCCAGCCATTCAGCTTGAGCACACGCTTGTAGATACCGCTTCGATGAAGTTGATCACATCCCCAGCCTCGTTCGATGTTGTCGTCACCGAGAACATGTTCGGCGATATTCTCACGGATGAGGCTTCGGTGCTGGCGGGTTCGATGGGGATGTTGCCGTCGGCTAGTTTGGGCGAACCAGCCTCCCCGTCGGAGAAAGAAGCGAGGATGGGTCTGTATGAACCGATCCACGGCTCCGCTCCCGACATCGCGGGGCAGGGAATCGCGAATCCAGTTGGCACAATCCTGTCTGCGGCGATGATGCTGCGTCACTCGTTCAAGTTGGACGCGGAGGCGGAGTCGATCGAACAGGCTGTGGACTGCGCGATCACCGATGGCGCGCGGACGGTTGACCTCGGCGGCGCGTTGAAGACTTGTGAGATGACGGATGAGGTTTTAAAGAGATTGTATGCATTCTGCGACTGA
- a CDS encoding 2-isopropylmalate synthase, translating to MTTNNYVRIFDTTLRDGEQSPGATMTSAEKLEVARSLAMMGVDIIEAGFPAASPDDLEAVRRIAVEVGNPASSQDETRVPVIAGLARANKSDIEKAWEAVQSAQRPRIHMFLATSPIHMKHKLKMDPEEVVARVSEMVAYAKSFCDDVEFSPEDAGRSDPEFLYVVLGEAIKAGATTLNIPDTVGYTTPDEFFALIDGIIKHTPGMHDGITISVHCHDDLGLATANTLAGIRAGARQAEVTMNGIGERAGNTSLEEVVMALKTRHPVFDLDTGIETKQISRVSKLVSNYTGIVVQPNKAIVGANAFAHEAGIHQDGMLKHQTTYEIMRPEDVGVNQTKLVLGKHSGRHALRTRLAELGHSLDEVELDKAFTRFKELADRKKVIVDADLEALIADEFYRPRDVYLLNDMQVTCGTMGMPTATVRLRGPDGAVHTQASVGTGPVDAVYKAINAIVNVPCELLEFNIHAITEGIDALGGVTVRIQGADDHTSMDAQSEAHYPRVYGGHGADTDIIVASAKAYINAVNKLIIAQTESHERVVNDFGVMLG from the coding sequence ATGACAACAAATAACTACGTTAGGATTTTCGACACGACATTAAGAGATGGCGAGCAATCTCCAGGGGCGACGATGACTTCGGCGGAAAAGTTGGAGGTGGCGCGGTCGCTGGCGATGATGGGCGTGGATATCATCGAAGCGGGATTCCCTGCCGCGTCGCCCGACGATCTGGAAGCCGTCAGACGGATAGCGGTTGAGGTGGGCAACCCAGCCTCAAGTCAGGATGAGACGCGTGTTCCCGTCATCGCGGGGCTGGCGCGGGCGAATAAATCCGATATTGAAAAAGCGTGGGAGGCGGTGCAGTCCGCACAACGTCCGCGCATCCATATGTTTTTGGCGACGTCGCCGATCCACATGAAGCACAAGTTGAAAATGGATCCCGAAGAGGTGGTGGCGCGCGTGTCTGAAATGGTGGCGTATGCAAAAAGTTTTTGCGACGATGTGGAATTTTCGCCCGAAGACGCGGGACGCTCGGACCCAGAATTTTTATATGTGGTGTTGGGCGAGGCGATCAAGGCGGGCGCGACGACGTTGAATATTCCCGACACGGTCGGGTATACAACGCCCGATGAATTTTTCGCGTTGATTGACGGGATTATCAAACACACGCCAGGGATGCACGACGGCATAACGATCTCGGTTCATTGCCATGATGATCTGGGGTTGGCGACTGCAAATACTTTGGCGGGCATTCGCGCGGGCGCGCGCCAAGCCGAAGTGACGATGAACGGAATCGGCGAACGCGCGGGCAACACGTCGCTCGAAGAAGTTGTGATGGCGTTGAAGACTCGTCATCCCGTTTTCGATCTGGACACGGGCATCGAGACAAAACAAATTTCGCGCGTGAGCAAGTTGGTGAGCAATTACACGGGCATCGTGGTGCAACCGAATAAAGCGATCGTCGGCGCGAACGCGTTTGCGCATGAAGCGGGCATTCATCAGGACGGCATGTTGAAACATCAGACCACCTACGAGATCATGCGCCCCGAAGATGTGGGCGTGAATCAAACGAAGTTGGTGTTGGGAAAACATTCGGGTCGTCACGCGCTTCGCACTCGGCTGGCGGAGTTGGGTCATTCGCTCGATGAAGTGGAACTCGATAAAGCCTTTACGCGCTTCAAAGAATTGGCAGACCGCAAGAAGGTGATCGTGGATGCGGACTTGGAAGCGTTGATCGCCGACGAGTTCTATCGTCCGCGCGATGTATATTTGCTCAACGATATGCAGGTCACCTGCGGGACGATGGGAATGCCGACTGCAACCGTTCGCCTGCGCGGACCCGATGGCGCAGTTCACACGCAAGCCTCTGTCGGCACGGGTCCAGTGGATGCGGTGTACAAAGCCATCAACGCCATCGTCAATGTGCCGTGCGAGTTGCTCGAGTTCAACATCCACGCCATCACCGAAGGCATTGACGCGCTCGGTGGAGTCACTGTCCGCATTCAAGGCGCGGACGACCATACCTCGATGGACGCGCAAAGCGAGGCGCATTATCCGCGCGTGTACGGCGGTCACGGCGCAGACACCGACATCATCGTCGCCAGCGCGAAGGCGTATATCAACGCCGTCAATAAACTCATCATCGCGCAGACCGAGTCGCATGAGAGGGTGGTGAATGATTTTGGAGTGATGTTGGGATAA
- a CDS encoding branched-chain amino acid transaminase, producing the protein MESKFIWKNGELVPFEQATLHFLTPALHYGAAVFEGIRAYNTPKGPAIFRLREHVERLFDSARVLGFREIPWSVEEAIKAHKDTVRANGFTDCYIRPLMYLDGGGWNLNVDKGKLSMMIAVWEWSNYLGEDALAKGIRANISSFTRHHPNISMTKAKIAGNYVNSILAKTESERLGFQEAIMLDPQGYIAECTGENLFVVRDGKIVTPSTAPILEGITRQSVYTIATDLGYEVAEAPVSRDQLYNADEVFVCGSAAEVIGLCEIDFRAIGDGKSGKITREIQNVYHDAIRGKVKKYEGWCDFVG; encoded by the coding sequence ATGGAATCGAAATTTATTTGGAAGAACGGCGAACTCGTGCCGTTTGAACAGGCGACACTGCATTTTCTGACGCCCGCTTTGCATTATGGCGCGGCGGTGTTCGAGGGCATTCGCGCGTATAACACGCCGAAGGGACCCGCGATTTTTCGTCTGCGCGAACATGTGGAACGATTATTTGATTCGGCGCGCGTGTTGGGCTTTCGCGAAATTCCATGGAGCGTGGAAGAGGCGATCAAGGCGCATAAAGATACGGTGCGCGCCAACGGATTTACGGATTGTTATATCCGTCCGTTGATGTATTTGGACGGCGGCGGCTGGAATCTGAATGTGGATAAAGGCAAGCTTTCGATGATGATTGCGGTGTGGGAATGGTCGAATTACCTCGGCGAGGACGCGCTGGCAAAAGGCATTCGCGCCAATATCTCTTCGTTCACTCGTCATCATCCGAATATTTCGATGACGAAGGCGAAGATCGCTGGCAATTATGTGAACAGCATTTTGGCGAAAACGGAATCGGAACGGCTGGGTTTTCAGGAAGCCATCATGCTCGATCCGCAAGGGTATATCGCCGAATGCACGGGTGAGAATTTATTTGTCGTGCGCGATGGGAAGATCGTCACGCCCTCCACCGCGCCGATCCTGGAGGGCATTACGCGCCAGTCGGTTTATACGATTGCCACGGATTTGGGGTATGAAGTTGCCGAAGCGCCAGTCTCACGCGACCAACTGTATAATGCCGACGAAGTGTTTGTCTGCGGCAGCGCCGCGGAGGTGATCGGTCTGTGCGAGATCGATTTCCGCGCGATTGGCGACGGGAAATCTGGGAAAATTACGCGCGAGATCCAAAACGTGTATCACGATGCGATCCGCGGGAAGGTGAAGAAGTATGAGGGGTGGTGTGATTTCGTTGGATAA